AcaaagcagctcacagccatctgaaactctagttccagggaatctaactcATGCACTCATACATTCATGCTGGCAAACACttaaacatataaaacaaaaaaatattttttgaaggaTGAAAATgatggggccagtgagatggcttgtAGCAAACCTGACAAGCTAAAGTTGGTTGGTCCTCACAGTCCACACAGTCACCTGGCTCTgactctgaaagttgtcctctgccccaACAAGTGCttccacacaaaaacacactgtcttagtcagagttgcTATTGCTgtcatgaaacaccatggccaaaggcaccttgaaaaggaaagggtttattgtacTCACAGTTGAATACCATCAAAAGCAGTAAAGGTAGGAACTTAAGTAGGCCAGGAACCTGAAGTTAGCGGCTGGTGCACAGGTGCCATGAAGGAACGCTGCTTCCTGGGTTGATCCCCATGCCTTACCCAGCTTAATTTCTAACGAAATCCAGGATAATCAAGttaggaatggtgccacccacagtgggctgggccctctcccatcagCCTACAGCCCAGTttcatggaggtattttctcaagaCTCACTGCTTTGACTCTtaacttgtgtcaaattgacatgaaATTAGTCAAcatacacagtaaataaatacagTAATAATAAAGAGTGAAAGAGTTCCAAACAAGAGAGAATGGCAGTTTTTACTGTAAGTTCTGTTGACTATAGTTTGCTTGAGtactgttaaaataaataaataaatgaatgaataaatagatagTCACACTGAAATAAAAACTAGGGTTATATGTAGAAACTATTAATGTGTGAGATAACTCAGGAAATTGGTTTTGATTGTTGAGTGACAGGCAGCCTGGAGCTGACCATGTAGGAGGAAGATGGATTGAATACTCTAAAAACACAGTGACTAAAACCTCAGTCACAGCGTTTTCCAGTAGAAGCACCTGATAAATAGCTCTCTTGTTAAAACAGTAGCATCTATTTACTGTGCTTACAGTATGTTGGGTGATGctttataaaagagaaataaacaagAGCTTTCTTAGTCCAGCTCAGGGTCTTTAACTACTAGGTTAGAGCTCTTAAGACTTTACCAGGATTTTCTCAAGTattctctccagtcccagagttctgttttgttctgtagtGGACTATTGGACTATTGCAGGTGCAGTAGTATACAAGTCATTACAGAGCAGCCAGTACTTAAACAGGTTCTGTGTTTTGTAATAACTATCGTCTTTGACACTAGGAAGTCTTAACAAAGGAGACAGTGGGATTGGGCTTGAGTTGAAACCAGTTCTCAGACACCATGCCAGTTGTTGTTTCAGAGATTTTCAGAGATGAGGTCTATTCTTCGTACTTTCATCAGATTATTTACAGATATTCACGCTGAACAGTCATATTTATTTGTCACTTTCCAGTTACACATGCACCAGACAAGTAGTTTCTTAGGTTTGTCTAAGGTGTTGTCCACCTAATTCCTCTTTCTTGGCAGGTGCACAGGTTCTAATCTGTTACCTGCATTTATTATCTATTCTAAGCTAGTCCTTTGCTCAGACATTATATTTACCAATGGAAAACTGTTAACACTGCCCTTTTATATGGAAATGAAGTGTTTTCCACCTGTAtcttctaaaaacttaaaataggGATTAAGCCTAACATGGTTGCATCCATTAATAAGCCCTATACTTTAGGAtgatgaggcaggaagactgtacTTTTGAGGCAACCTGAGTTATATAATGGATGATTGGAGCAACCCAGGTTACACAGTGAAATCATGTCTCCGatgataaaatagaaaacaaaatgcagACTCACCTGGAGGCCTGGGTTAGATTGCCAGCCCCTTGGTGGCTAACAGCCCTCTAGTAACTCTTGGGGCTAGTAAAATTTGGAGCTAGTAACTCTAGCCCCAAGGGCTCCAGTGCCTGTATTCCACTGGCACTCTGCACATGGAGTGTACAGAGGATATACTTGGAAGCAGAACACCCATGCAgatgcttaatttttaaaaatcaagaatataaaaataaggtGAAACAAGAATAGTTAGAGAATTGAAAGTTCCTTTAGGAtcgtggctctcaaccttcctaatgttctGACCCTTTATTACAGTTCCTCTGTTGTGGCGATCCTCAgcgtaaaattattttgttgctacttcttaactgtaattttgctactgttatgaattctaATGTCTGATGGGTAGCCCATAGTTGAGAACCCCTGTTTTAGGCCATCAGTCAGTTGCCCCATTTGTTCTTTTCCTGTATATTTTAAGTAGCAAATATTTGCTCTCTGGCCAGGTGTAATATGGTAAAGAGAGATGACCATGAGCGTCATCCTGGTCGGAATGGCCACCATTGTGGATACTTTAGTAGCTTGTTTGGGGAGTTTGACTCCAGGTAGTGGTGTCTCTTCAGAAACTTGCATGTCTGAATGAGGGTGTTCTGAAGCCTAAAGCTTCTGTTCAGGTTGTTTTCTTAGTGCTTTTGAGTTTGAAGGTAAAGTACACTTCACTGGGTAATCTTTGTccaactctgttttgttttgttttgttttgttttgttttgttttgttggaattAGTGCCAGAACAGATAAAGCCCAGTGTAAGCCAGCCTCAGCCTGCCAACTCTGATAACGGCACTTCCACAGCAACCAGCACTAATAATAATGCCAAGCGAGCTACAGCCAGCAATCAGCAGCCGCCGCcaccgcagcagcagcagccgcagcaagagcagcagcagcagcagccacaagCCTTGCCTCGGTATCCACGTGAAGTACCTCCACGATTTCGCCACCAGGAACACAAACAGCTTCTGAAGAGGGGTCAGCATTTTCCTGTCATAGCAGCAAACTTGGGATCTGCTGTTAAGGTGTTAAACAGCCAATCAGAAAGCAGTGCTGTAACAAATCAACAGCCACAAAATAACGGAGAGGTGCAGAACAGCAAGAGCCAGTCAGGTGAGTGAAGACAGTTCTGACAGAACTCACTGGCAGTGAGGGAATGTTGTCATCTATAGTTTGTGGTGTTAGGTTTCCTGTAGCAAGAGCTGGGCTTTGATTTTAGAATCCTGAATAGGGAGCTTGAAAGGAGACTCCTTTACTGTCAGGTTCATTCCTGTCTGTCTTAGAAAGTGAGCATCAGAATTGCTTTTGTCTTCTTTCAGGTCCCATACTTTAAGAAGTTGGTAGTTCAAATCGAACCCTCCCCACTCCTTGTGTTACTCAGTTACATACATTTATTCCTCAACTACCCTACACAAGGGTAGTTATCATCTTTATCCCTGACCATCCCTGGTATCTAGTCACTTGCTGCCTGAATGCTCCTTTATGTATACCAAGCACTAGTCTTTGTCGTAAGATATAGTATGATATTTCACAGCTAGTAAATAGCTCATTTTGGATTCAAGTCCATGATTCCAGAGCCATGCTCATAAACACCATGGTGCTCTCTAGCAGCTCATTGGCTATGATAGGAAAGGGACGGGAAGACATTTCTAAGCTAGGTCTCCAGAGCAGCACATTTTAGGACACAGATGTACTTCTTCTGCTCCTAAGTCCTTTACTACCTGTGTGAAGTTGATCAAGAAACTAATTCATGAgaccttccttttgtttttaattgttttgttttaagagtcTATCTCACCTTGGAACTCTAGGTGGCTTTGAACCCTTGACAAATttacctgcctcagcttctcaagtgctgggattaataccCCCATACCCATCAGGGATCTTCTTTCTTAATTTATAATACAGGTACCAGGATCCTACCTTGTAAGGGTGCTTTGAAGTCTAAATTGTATGAGATATTAAAACAGTCAGCTCAGTGCCTGATGTTTAAATgctgaataaattttcttatcCCTACATGTTAGTTAGATTTTCTATTGAGGCAATGAAAtatcaaaaagcaagttgggggttagaggtttattttgttttttttggtttatacTTCCTTCCATATTGCTGGTCATTATTGAagtaagtcagggcaggaacctggaggcagcagctgatgctaaggccatggaagaatgctgcttactgacttgctccttatggcttgctcagtctgctttcttatagaacccaggaccacttgcccagggatggccccacctaTGGTGGACCGTGgtctctcccatcaatcactaattaagaaaatgccactttaagtggatcttatggaggcattttctcagttgattttccttcctttcagataacttagcttgtgtcaggttgacataagactagccagcacacactAACATTTACTCAAAGACCTATTCTTTTCAAAATGAGTTTAACATTGAACATAGGCCAGGTTATATGGAATTAAGAAGTTGAATTTCATTTGGGAAGCCAGGTTGGAAAACAGTATATTACTTAGCAGCGTAAGCAATTTGTTAGTAAAGTATTACTTATCCATCAAATGCCTGGACACCTATGTTGAGTCAGGGCTGATGGTATATGATAAACAGACAGTGACATGACATAGtatatttatgaaattttatGTATGTCTCTTCCATTTGggaaaagaacaaacaaagctatttttaaaatggaaacaacAGTAGTGCAATAAGAGTagtatatttcaaaaataagtatgggactggagagatggctcgctcAGTAAAGTGCctactatgcaagcatgagggctgAGTTCAGGTGTTCTGCACCCCTTTGTAGTCTTAGGGAAGATAAAGTAAGGGGCTTGTTGACAAGCCACAGTCTAggcaaaaaaaaacccccaaaacccaagAATGAAGACACCCAGCATCAGCCTCTGATCTCCATACACATGTACAGGCATGTACACAAAATGAGTGTAAGTTAGAGGAATcaagttttggattttttgtttgtttgtttcgagacagggtttttctgtgtagccctggctgtcctggaacgagGAATCAAGTTCTATAGATGTGCATTCCAATGAAAAGTTCTCAGGTGTGAACATAGGCAAAAGCCTCCAACAAAAGTGAGGAAGAAGAGCCTCTGCCTGTGTCTAGAAGAGCGTAGCAAGCAGGGGGCCACATTTATTTGGAGACATTATATCCTAAAGCCATTAGGGAATGCAGACGATGAAACTGAAACACTGAGGAACAAGATTGGTACTTTTGTCTTTATAGGCTTATtttttaaaccttttaaaaatatgtgtgcttGTGATCTTGCATGAGTATATATGTAAGCCTAGTGGCCTGAGTCAGTCTCAGGAACTGAGACCACAGAGTTGTTTGACCTCTGGCATTCAGGTAcacccccccagccccacccccatccccacacgCTGCAACGCAGTAAATACAGATTTCAGACTGCTTCTTTATACTCTAAAGGCAGGGCAGATCCTGCTCTTGCTCAAATAGACTGAGTTGGGAGACTCTAGTGGAGGTGACAATAGTGAACCCTGACAGAATACTGTTATGGCCAAAGTGTTCTGACCTCTTATTTATCCATGAGACACAATCCATAGTACAGTTAAAAGACTAGAGCAGTGAATGTCCTTCCTTTCCAGTCCAAGGGCTGAAGCATTCTTAGTCGACTTGCTAtggttttttatttctattaacaTGCGTGCACACGTCATTATGATTAAGCCATTTGAAAGTGAGGTGCTGAACCTCATGGCACTTCATGTTCAGTGCCCTGAgacagcttttttgttttttaagatgtaAGTATTTACTATGTACACAGTGTTCTGTCTGGTCTCTGGCTCATTTGTAGCTAAGTATGACCTTGATCCTCTTCTCCACTACCTTCCTCAACTGCTAGGGTTATAGACTTTTATTACCACACCCACGTTCTGCAGTGCTGGGCACTGAATCCAGGGCTTCctatatgctaggcaagcaagcACTCCAGTGACTATGGTTTTTCTAATGTTGATCATTTTGTGTCCttgttattttcttatttgtggATTATAATTTGTCAGGCAGTCCTCTCAGCACAGGATTGAGTAGGTTTATTGATATGTATTCCTGTCTTTTTCATGTTGCAGTAGGAGTACTTTGTGTTACTCATAgttaaactttattattttcaatGTGAGTAGTTTCGTTGTAGATGTAGATGCCTAGTGTCTTTTTCTTATCCCTGCCTTATGGAATTGCcagcacatgcatgcagagaCACATGCAGTAATCCAAGGTGGTGATCGTGATGCAGACTAGCTGCCCtagctggcggggggggggggggggcagggggggaggTGGTGCTTTTGCTTTCTTGGACACAGGGAAGAATAAAGGCAAAGGCATAGGTCTTAGAACACAGTGTGGTTAGATGTCTTGTGCTTATTAAAAAGACCAAGTGTCTTCCCAACATTCACATCATGGGGTTCAAAAATGCCTGTGACTCCCAACTACGGAgaatccagtgcccttttctggcttttaggaacacatacaccccacacacatacagacatatatacatgtcATGGGACAATCAcacaaatatatagatatatgtgtaaataaaataatattttaaaaatgagaaaaataccaagTTAAGGAAAATTATTAAAGAAGTTTTATGCTTCACCCCATGTTTTCTAGAAGGAGGCATCCTAGGGGTATGAGTATTTATTACAATAGTAAAGACTCGTTACACTAGCTGTGATGTGTTTTTCATGTGGGTGATGAGATAAGTGAAAACGTGTTTGGGAGAAGAGTAGAAGGATGATAATCACGGGTGTACATCATTAATGATGGTAGTGCCTTACATGGACCAGGTACAGCTAGCTCCTGGAGTTCATCATTTAATTCTTCTAGCAGTTCCTGCTATCTAGATAAGGAAACTAAGGCAGACAAAGAAACAAGGGCTTGTCTTTGATCTCAGAGACTGTGTAAGTGGTATAAAATGTctcttggtttgttgtttgttttgttttgagacaggcagggtctttctacatagccttggctgttctgaaactcagtgTTGCTCTAGAacccacagaaatccacctgcctctgcctcccaagtgctgtgattggaATTCTCACCTGCTGACAGCAGTTACTAAATGCTTTTCTTGAGTAGTTAATGGTTAATTGAACAACCAAGTTTATTAGAAGGTTACCCTCGCTCTTCTTTTGCTAGATATCGTGGCACGTGGTTGTAGTCATAATCTCAGCAATCCTGTGGCTAATGATGAAAGATTGTTCACAAATTCAGGACCAGcgtgggctacacagagagacgcCGTCGCAAAAATCAAAGGACCGGGGATAAAGCGCAGGGTTAAAAGACTTGCCAAGCATGAGAAGGGTTCAGTCCCTGGCACGCCCAACCCCCAAATGAAAATAACATGACTTCGTTTCACAGGTTCTTGTCCTCTAGCGTCTATGAAGCATCCGGGCTTGAGGCCTTTTGTTGCTAGTATGTcagtcctttttttcttttttttgctacTTTGCTGTATGGAGGACTGTAATTAtcttgtgtatgttgtatgttctgctgctgtgatgaaacaccatgatcaaaatgcagctttggaaggaaagggtttatttggcgaatgcttccacatcactgtaTATCATCAAAGGACGTCAGTGTGGGAACTCAATAGGGCAGGAGCTTATACAGagtccatggaggagtgctgcttacccAGGTGCTTTCTTACAGAGCCCAGGGCCActtgcccagggatggtaccacccacagtgggctgagacTGACTCccctatcaatcattaatcaagaaactaCCCTATGGGGTTGGTTGCCaacagcttgatcaggtttttgtttttgtttttgtttttgttttgttttgttttgttttgttttttgattgggttttggttttggtttgactttggttttagttttgcttttatgagacagggtctctgtgtgtagtcctgactatgcttgaacttgttctatagaccaaatggcctcaaactcagatctgtctgttcctgcttccccataCACCACCTCGTGTAGCTTGGAAACCATTTTTTTAATGAAGGTTTCCTTCTCTCATGACTTTAGCGTGTATGAAGTTAACTTAAAACTGTCCAGCACATCTTGCTTCTCTCACTCAGTTTCTACAAGTTAACTTTTGTCCCTCGGTTTCTCACATACAAAGTGAGGGCAACACTTGTACTCTACAATGGTCCCAGGCACTTGCTGCAAGAGTTTGCAGACCTGCTGCTGTGTAGCAGTGAGTGCTAGCCGTGGATTGATATTGCCCTTGTATGTTGCAGTATAGAATTATTTCTTCCAGGAAGGCTGACTTTTTGGTTCTTTTTATCATGTGGATTCTACATAAGCAATAAAGAAGACAAATATCATCGACTACTTTTGGGGGGCATGGATGGACGGATGAACAGGGTTCTACTAATTAGTCCTTGCTTGCCTCTGAATCAcagatctgcctcctgagggcttgGATTCACGGTGTGACCAGAACCAGCTACTCACACTGTGATGAAATAATTGTAAAGGGAGTAGTAGTTGGTGCACTTTGCAGCACTTACTTAAATTATATTTACTGGATTTGTTACAGGTCAATCTCTAGTTGCTTTTCTTGCCATTATTACAGCTCTTCATCATTTGTTTCTTAGCATTTGTACTTTGAGAAAAAGTGAGACAAGCAGCAACATTTTTCCATACTAGCAAATCACACTAATAGTGTGACTTGGACTTATTTCCAGACCTTCATCCTGGGAACTATAGTGAAAGTCACACTTGAAGACAGCCTAAGTACAAATGTTTTATGTAGCCAATGTCACAGATGCATGTCTACCCACTGGACCCTTTAATgagatagatggagaaactaacaAAAACACTGCGGgaaagaatagaaataaaaacagatggTAGTTAGATGCCAATCTAAGGCTTGGTCATGTGATGGATGCCTATGGCCTTCAGTATCAGCTGCTGAATTACTGATCATAATTTGGTGATTTTCAGCATACCAATTTTTCTGTGTTGTCTCTTACTAAGCATGGCTATGAAAGTAAATTAGGAAATTGTTTAAAGTTAATGTTCTTCCTTATGTATAGCATGGTAATTAAGTGTATACACTAATAAACCAGAAATACAGTGCAAAGGCTTTGGGATCCTTACAGAATTCTTCTAACCCAAAGGAGTTGTGTGGAAAGCTGTTTTAGGAAACGGAATCATTTTGGGCTGCTTACGCTTACTTAGCTTTTTACATCCCAGTCTGTTTTCTCCCGTGTCAAGTCCTAAGCCTGGATTGCCCTAATTCATCATTACCACTCAGTCTTCTCTCCAGAATTCTTATATTTGTTGGATGTTGTCCGTTTATATATTTAGCAGGTCTCCCTGTGGGACTTTTTGTCCCATGCTGTACTGTAGGGTATTGAACAAAGCAGCAGAATTCTGCCTGTGAAATTACTGAACATGGAGCCTTGGTGGCTGAAAGATAATCAGCGCCTCACAGCCATTCTGCGGAGCATCTTGCTAATGTTGAGGAGCTACGTGTATTTCTAATGGATCGTCATTTTTCTCAGCCTACATACTATTTTGGAAATTGTTAACACTTATAAATAGATATACTTCTCCTTTATTCTAGATATAAATCATAATACTTCAGGATCCCATTATGAAAATTGCCAGCGGGGACCTGTGTCTTCTACAAGTGACTGTAGCACAAGCTGTAAGAATGCTGTAAACGACTTGTTGGAAAAAGAAGCATGGCCCTCAGCCCCTGGCAGTGATCCTGAGTTGGCTCCAGAATGTATAGATGCTGATTCTGCCTCCAATTCTGAGTCAGAGAGAAACATCACTGTCATGGCTTCAGGGAACACAGGTGGTGAGAAAGATGGCCTTCGGAACAGCACTGGACTTGGTTCTCAAAGCAAATTTGTGGTTGGTAGCAGCAGCAATAATGTGGGCCATGGAAGTAGTACTGGCCCATGGGGCTTTCCCCATGGAGCCCTAATAAGCACATGTCAGGTCTCTGTGGATGCTCCTGAAAGCAAACCAGAAAGTAGTAACAATAGGATGAATGCTTGGGGCACTGTAAGTTCTTCATCAAATGGAGGGTTAAATCCAAGCACTTTGAATTCAGCTAGCAACCATGGTGCCTGGCCAGTATTAGAAAACAATGGACTTGCCCTAAAAGGGCCTGTAGGGAGTGGGAGTTCTGGCATCAATATTCAGTGTAGTACCATAGGCCAGATGCCTAACAATCAGAATATCAACTCTAAAGTCAGTGGCTCTTCTACCCATGGTACCTGGGGTAGCCTTCAGGAAACTTGTGAGCCTGAAGTAAGTGGTACACAGAAGGTTTCATTCAGTGGTCAACCTCAGAATATCACCACTGAAACGACTGGACCAAATAACACTACTAACTTTATGACCTCTAGTTTACCAAACTCCGGTTCAGTACAAAATAATGAACTGCCTACTAGTAATCCAGGGGCCTGGCGTGTGAGCACAATGAATCATCCTCAGATACAGGCTCCGTCAGTTATGAATGGCACTTCCCTTTCTCACCTTAGTAATGGAGAGTCAAAAACTGGAGGCTCCTACGGTACTACATGGGGTGCCTATGGTTCTAATTACTCTGGCGACAAATGTGCAGGCCCTAATGGCCAAGCCAATGGTGACACTGTGAATGCAACTCTAATGCAGCCTGGCATAAATGGGCCTATGGGCACTAACTTTCAAGTTAATACAAATAAAGGGGGAGGTGTATGGGAGCCTGGGACAGTGAATTCCCAGAGTTCACCATGGGGAAGTGGAAATGGTGCAAATTCTGGAGGAAGTCGAAGAGGATGGGGAAGTCCTGCACAGAACACTGGCACTGGTCTATCCAGTGTCGAGTGGAACAAACTGCCTAGCAACCAGCATTCCAATGACAGTGCAAATGGCAATGGTAAGAAGCTTACAAATGGATGGAAATCTACTGAGGAAGACGATCAGGGTTCTGCCACATCTCAGACAAATGAGCAAAACAGTGTGTGGGCCAAAGCAGGAGGCACAGTGGAGAGTGATGGTAGTGCAGAGAGCACTGGACGCCTTGAAGAAAAAGTAACCGGGGAAAGTCAGAGTAGAGATAGAAGAAAAATTGATCAGCACACATTACTCCAAAGCATTGTAAACAGAACTGACTTAGATCCACGTGTCCTATCCAACTCTGGGTGGGGACAGACTCCTATTAAGCAGAATACTGCCTGGGATACAGAGACATCAccaagaggggaaagaaagactgACAATGGGACAGAGGCCTGGGGAAGCTCTGCAACACAGACTTTTAACTCAGGGGCATGTACAGATAAGACTAGCCCTAATAGTAATGATACCTCATCTGTATCAGGGTGGGGTGATCCCAAACCTACTCTGAGGTGGGGAGATTCCAAAGGCTCAAACTGCCAGGGGGGGTGGGAAGATGACTCTGCTGCTACAGGAATGATCAAGAGCAACCAGTGGGGGGGTTGCAAGGAAGACAAGTCTACATGGAATGATTCGCAAAAGAGCAAACAAGGCTGGGGTGACGGACAAAAGTCAAGCCAAGGTTGGTCCATTTCTGCCGGTGATAACTGGGGAGAATCTTCCAGGAGTAACCATTGGGGTGAGGCCAATAAGAAATCCAGCTCAGGAGGCAGTGACAGTGACAGGTCCATTTCTGGTTGGAACGAACTTGGGAAAACTAGTTCTTTTACTTGGGGAAATAATATAAATCCAAATAACTCATCGGGATGGGATGAATCTTCTAAACCGAACTCTTCCCAGGGGTGGGGAGACCCTCCAAAGTGTAATCAGTCTCTAGGTTGGGGAGATTCATCAAAGCCAGTTAGTTCTCCAGATTGGAACAAGCAACAAGACATTGTTGGATCATGGGGAATCCCACCAGCCACCAGCAAGCCTCCTGGTACAGGCTGGCTCGGGGGACCTATTCCTGCTCCAGCAAAGGAGGAAGAACCCACAGGCTGGGAGGAGCCATCCCCAGAATCTATACGAAGAAAAATGGAGATCGATGATGGAACTTCAGCTTGGGGAGATCCAAGCAAATACAACTACAAAAATGTGAACATGTGGAATAAAAACATCCCGGAAGCCAGCGGCCGCTCAGACCAGCAAGCGCAGATGCACCGGCTATTGCCAGCCGCAAGTGCCGTCTCAAGCAAGGAGACCAGCAGTGGCTCTGGTAAGCGTTCCCGTGTGGAGTGCAGAGGTATTGTGGAAGCAAGCTTTGTGTTGACATGCCTGTCATAAGATTTGTGTAACACGGCTCTTGGATATGCACATCAAGACCTTTCAGCTGTGACCTAGAGGTGACATTCACCTGGCAACAGCTCTGGTTTGTGGAGTCTTGCTCTGTTGTGTTAGGAATGTAGTAGAAGAGGTTAAGTGCAGACTTACACACTTAGGTATTCTTAGTCAAGCCTTAACAACGTGGTTTCACTACTGAAGTACAATAAAGCCAAATGCCTGAGGACCGTACTCTAGATATTTGGTATTATATTTGATCTTATGGGATTTTCTCACTGAGGCATGAAGTTAGTACCTCCTCAGTTAACTGGATAATGTGTGCACCTGAAGCATCGCACTGCTTTCTAGTATACTCTGACCTTTGCTCTCCTGTACTCAAAGTTTTTTCTCTGTAAATTGATAGGGCAACATTTTCTAAATGTGGCAGCCCTACATTGCCTTTGTTAACAGGAGTTTTATTGAATAATGCTCCATTGGTTAGAGAGCCGGTAATGTTTTCATGAATTCTTCTTTTAGTGCCTAATTgtgtgggggttttgttttgttttgttttgaaatataagCCTAGTC
This Mus musculus strain C57BL/6J chromosome 7, GRCm38.p6 C57BL/6J DNA region includes the following protein-coding sequences:
- the Tnrc6a gene encoding trinucleotide repeat-containing gene 6A protein isoform X7; amino-acid sequence: MQLVAEPSLEARCPGSQDTPLPEEWNRDLVQEEEQLMEEKKKKKDDKKKKEAAQKKATEQKIKVPEQIKPSVSQPQPANSDNGTSTATSTNNNAKRATASNQQPPPPQQQQPQQEQQQQQPQALPRYPREVPPRFRHQEHKQLLKRGQHFPVIAANLGSAVKVLNSQSESSAVTNQQPQNNGEVQNSKSQSDINHNTSGSHYENCQRGPVSSTSDCSTSCKNAVNDLLEKEAWPSAPGSDPELAPECIDADSASNSESERNITVMASGNTGGEKDGLRNSTGLGSQSKFVVGSSSNNVGHGSSTGPWGFPHGALISTCQVSVDAPESKPESSNNRMNAWGTVSSSSNGGLNPSTLNSASNHGAWPVLENNGLALKGPVGSGSSGINIQCSTIGQMPNNQNINSKVSGSSTHGTWGSLQETCEPEVSGTQKVSFSGQPQNITTETTGPNNTTNFMTSSLPNSGSVQNNELPTSNPGAWRVSTMNHPQIQAPSVMNGTSLSHLSNGESKTGGSYGTTWGAYGSNYSGDKCAGPNGQANGDTVNATLMQPGINGPMGTNFQVNTNKGGGVWEPGTVNSQSSPWGSGNGANSGGSRRGWGSPAQNTGTGLSSVEWNKLPSNQHSNDSANGNGKKLTNGWKSTEEDDQGSATSQTNEQNSVWAKAGGTVESDGSAESTGRLEEKVTGESQSRDRRKIDQHTLLQSIVNRTDLDPRVLSNSGWGQTPIKQNTAWDTETSPRGERKTDNGTEAWGSSATQTFNSGACTDKTSPNSNDTSSVSGWGDPKPTLRWGDSKGSNCQGGWEDDSAATGMIKSNQWGGCKEDKSTWNDSQKSKQGWGDGQKSSQGWSISAGDNWGESSRSNHWGEANKKSSSGGSDSDRSISGWNELGKTSSFTWGNNINPNNSSGWDESSKPNSSQGWGDPPKCNQSLGWGDSSKPVSSPDWNKQQDIVGSWGIPPATSKPPGTGWLGGPIPAPAKEEEPTGWEEPSPESIRRKMEIDDGTSAWGDPSKYNYKNVNMWNKNIPEASGRSDQQAQMHRLLPAASAVSSKETSSGSGWGEPWAEPSTPATTVDNGTSAWGKPIDSGPSWGEPITAASNASTWGSSSVGPQSLSKSGPKSMQDGWCGDDMPLPGSRPTGWEEEEDVEIGMWNSNSSQELNSSLNWPPYTKKMSSKGLSGKKRRRERGMMKGGNKQEDAWINPFVKQFSNISFSRDSPEENVQSNKMDLSGGMLQDKRMEIDKHSLNIGDYNRTVGKGPGSRPQISKESSMERNPYFDKNGNPNMFGVGNTAAQPRGMQQPPAQPLSSSQPNLRAQVPPPLLSPQVPVSLLKYAPNNGGLNPLFGPQQVAMLNQLSQLNQLSQISQLQRLLAQQQRAQSQRSAPSANRQQQDQQGRPLSVQQQMMQQSRQLDPSLLVKQQTPPSQQPLHQPAMKSFLDNVMPHTTPELQKGPSPVNAFSNFPIGLNSNLNVNMDMNSIKEPQSRLRKWTTVDSMSVNTSLDQNSSKHGAISSGFRLEESPFVPYDFMNSSTSPASPPGSIGDGWPRAKSPNGSSSVNWPPEFRPGEPWKGYPNIDPETDPYVTPGSVINSLSINTVREVDHLRDRNSGSSSSLNTTLPSTSAWSSIRASNYNVPLSSTAQSTSARNSDSKLTWSPGSVTNTSLAHELWKVPLPPKNITAPSRPPPGLTGQKPPLSTWDNSPLRVGGGWGNSDARYTPGSSWGESSSGRITNWLVLKNLTPQIDGSTLRTLCMQHGPLITFHLNLPHGNALVRYSSKEEVVKAQKSLHMCVLGNTTILAEFASEEEISRFFAQSQSLTPSPGWQSLGSSQSRLGSLDCSHSFSSRTDVNHWNGAGLSGANCGDLHGTSLWGTPHYSTSLWGPPSSDPRGISSPSPINAFLSVDHLGGGGESM